In Kordiimonas sp. SCSIO 12610, the following are encoded in one genomic region:
- a CDS encoding ABC transporter ATP-binding protein, giving the protein MNIHDKQNAIIKVRGLKTAFGDHVIHNNLDLDVYRGEILGIVGGSGTGKSVLLKTIIGLIKQAEGSIEINGRLQADMSDEEDRKSRRDWGVLFQDGALFTSLTVAQNVQVPLREHFNLPADLMDCLSLNKITMAGLPLDAACKFPSDLSGGMRKRAALARALALDPHILFLDEPTAGLDPIGASAFDALVMELRDSLGLTVFLVTHDLDTLARTCDRVAVLGDQKILINAPLSEVVELDHAWVQEYFKGPRARAAGIKSSDIDGLQLAPA; this is encoded by the coding sequence ATGAATATTCACGACAAACAAAATGCGATTATCAAAGTTCGCGGGCTTAAGACGGCTTTCGGCGATCATGTTATTCATAATAACCTCGATCTGGATGTGTACCGCGGTGAAATACTCGGTATCGTTGGTGGTTCAGGAACGGGTAAATCTGTTTTGCTGAAAACTATCATCGGCCTCATCAAGCAAGCTGAAGGATCTATTGAAATAAATGGTCGTTTGCAGGCTGATATGTCAGATGAAGAAGACAGGAAATCGCGCCGCGATTGGGGTGTTTTATTTCAGGACGGCGCATTATTCACATCACTGACAGTTGCGCAAAATGTACAGGTTCCGCTGCGTGAACATTTTAATCTGCCTGCTGACCTGATGGATTGTTTGTCATTAAATAAAATTACCATGGCTGGCTTGCCGCTTGATGCGGCCTGCAAGTTCCCTTCCGATTTGTCGGGCGGGATGCGAAAACGTGCGGCCCTTGCAAGGGCGCTCGCGCTTGATCCGCACATCCTGTTTCTTGATGAACCAACTGCTGGCCTGGACCCAATAGGGGCATCGGCGTTTGATGCGCTTGTTATGGAATTGAGAGACTCGCTTGGACTAACCGTATTTCTCGTGACCCATGACCTTGACACCTTAGCACGTACATGTGACCGGGTCGCAGTGTTGGGTGATCAGAAGATTTTGATAAATGCACCTTTGTCGGAAGTTGTGGAACTTGATCATGCTTGGGTGCAAGAATACTTCAAAGGGCCGAGGGCACGAGCTGCTGGTATAAAATCAAGCGATATTGATGGTTTGCAACTTGCTCCAGCATAA
- a CDS encoding ABC transporter permease, translating to MAGSKNITISSFITLDTSGPSVMITLLGDWVLDNAQQIDKDMNKVASLCQNGAVLDCSSIQGLDTAGALLVRRYAMAVDDAGSAILTGVLAQHKNLLDVVSACPPPAPTEPDHDPWYVTVLYELGESAFSFMNSARNLLGFIGLVLSRLFGAIFDPGRIRVIPLIHQLEVVGLKAMGIVGLISFLIGAVMVNQGAVQLAKFGADIFVIDMLGISHLRELGILLTAIIVAGRSGSSFTAQIGSMRLNEEVDAMTTLGMNTLDVLVLPRLLALLIALPLLGFYADILGIMGGIVMAWFQLDIAPANFIVYFRDVITLDHFMAGILKAPFFAIVIVVSGCYHGLAVSGSAASLGMRTTRSVVQSIFLVIVLDAFFAVFFTAIGL from the coding sequence ATGGCTGGTAGTAAAAATATAACAATTTCGTCTTTTATTACTCTCGATACATCAGGTCCTAGTGTCATGATTACGCTCTTGGGGGACTGGGTGCTCGACAATGCCCAGCAAATTGACAAAGACATGAATAAAGTAGCCTCGTTATGCCAGAATGGAGCAGTCTTGGATTGTTCCAGCATACAGGGCCTTGATACAGCGGGAGCATTATTGGTTCGTAGATATGCTATGGCGGTCGATGACGCCGGATCTGCAATATTGACGGGCGTGCTTGCTCAACACAAAAACTTGCTTGATGTCGTTTCCGCGTGTCCGCCACCTGCGCCGACTGAGCCTGATCACGACCCATGGTATGTGACGGTTTTGTACGAATTGGGTGAAAGCGCATTTTCGTTCATGAATTCAGCTAGGAATTTGCTTGGATTTATCGGACTGGTTCTCTCAAGGCTGTTTGGAGCGATTTTTGATCCTGGCCGCATACGGGTAATACCACTTATCCATCAATTGGAAGTGGTTGGCCTAAAGGCAATGGGCATTGTTGGATTAATATCGTTTTTAATCGGTGCCGTTATGGTCAACCAGGGGGCCGTTCAATTAGCCAAATTTGGCGCGGATATATTCGTAATTGATATGCTTGGTATTTCCCACCTCCGCGAATTGGGGATATTGTTGACCGCAATTATTGTTGCTGGCCGCTCGGGAAGTTCATTTACGGCGCAAATCGGTTCAATGCGATTGAACGAAGAAGTCGATGCGATGACAACGCTCGGCATGAATACGCTGGATGTGCTTGTTTTACCTCGTTTGTTGGCCTTGTTGATAGCCCTGCCATTACTTGGGTTTTATGCCGACATACTTGGTATTATGGGCGGCATAGTCATGGCGTGGTTTCAATTGGATATAGCCCCTGCAAATTTCATAGTGTATTTTCGTGATGTCATTACGCTTGATCATTTCATGGCCGGCATTTTGAAAGCCCCGTTTTTTGCCATTGTGATCGTTGTTAGTGGTTGTTACCACGGCCTTGCTGTTAGCGGAAGCGCAGCGTCGCTCGGAATGCGTACAACCCGGTCTGTGGTCCAGTCAATCTTTCTCGTAATTGTTTTGGACGCATTTTTTGCTGTTTTCTTTACTGCGATTGGGCTTTAG
- a CDS encoding MmgE/PrpD family protein has product MTMNPNNPLHAFAKWTSETNSDWSDVALDRARNAFIDVIAVIIPGTDEPVTRKVYDLATEWGRGNCSAIGFPEKLSAPMAALVNGTAAHALDFDDNFDPAKAHATAVLAPALLALADQEKLSGTQLLDAYIVGLQMIGRVGQGVNPYHRARGWHATATVGAVGSAAGCARLLRLNPEETAHAISLATSLAGGFMSQFGTMTKPLHSGLAAAGAVQAALFAKAGITAGTDTLHGTTGMGTLMVGQDVEELREGMKGKAEHGQTVTFATTDIGNPLQIEEYGLKVKRFPNCGSIHRALDGLLALKAEHKFDKNNVKEIFVRAPAAHLRNLMYEKPQNSMEAKFSLEFSLAAGLLNGNVGLKDYAESNISNPEILELLPLIRKEYVEKLETDFYTQVHVTLDNGETVSTEVAMPVGSTARPLSNEQLWDKFDACVEGYLDKQIKSTVKKKLEHLADENDISSLMAVLS; this is encoded by the coding sequence ATGACAATGAACCCTAATAACCCGCTTCATGCTTTTGCCAAATGGACGAGCGAAACAAACTCTGATTGGTCAGATGTTGCTTTGGACAGGGCACGTAATGCATTTATTGATGTGATCGCAGTCATCATTCCAGGCACAGACGAACCTGTAACACGTAAAGTCTATGATCTTGCGACGGAGTGGGGGCGCGGCAATTGCAGTGCGATTGGTTTTCCTGAAAAACTATCTGCACCCATGGCAGCTCTCGTCAATGGCACAGCGGCGCATGCGCTTGATTTTGACGATAATTTTGACCCGGCCAAGGCACACGCGACAGCCGTACTAGCGCCTGCATTACTCGCACTTGCTGATCAAGAGAAATTATCTGGCACGCAACTTCTTGATGCCTATATTGTTGGGCTGCAAATGATCGGCCGTGTTGGACAAGGTGTAAATCCGTACCACAGAGCACGAGGCTGGCATGCAACGGCAACTGTTGGCGCTGTTGGGAGTGCCGCCGGATGTGCAAGACTACTGAGACTGAACCCAGAAGAAACAGCGCACGCTATTTCGCTGGCTACAAGCCTTGCCGGTGGATTTATGAGTCAATTTGGAACAATGACCAAACCCCTTCATTCCGGCCTTGCGGCAGCAGGGGCTGTACAGGCTGCACTGTTCGCCAAAGCTGGCATCACGGCAGGCACTGATACCCTTCATGGAACAACAGGAATGGGAACATTGATGGTCGGGCAAGATGTCGAAGAATTAAGGGAGGGCATGAAAGGAAAAGCGGAGCATGGTCAAACCGTTACTTTCGCAACAACCGATATCGGCAACCCTCTTCAAATCGAAGAATATGGCCTCAAAGTTAAAAGATTCCCGAATTGCGGCAGCATACACCGCGCACTCGATGGTTTGTTGGCGTTAAAAGCAGAGCACAAATTCGATAAAAACAATGTTAAAGAGATATTTGTCCGCGCTCCTGCAGCCCACCTTAGAAATCTTATGTATGAGAAACCACAAAACTCGATGGAAGCCAAGTTTAGCCTTGAGTTCAGCCTCGCTGCAGGCCTTTTAAATGGTAATGTTGGCCTTAAAGACTATGCCGAAAGCAATATTTCTAATCCCGAGATTCTCGAACTTTTACCGCTTATCCGTAAAGAATATGTGGAAAAATTGGAGACAGACTTCTATACACAGGTTCATGTGACCCTCGACAACGGTGAAACAGTATCAACTGAAGTTGCTATGCCTGTTGGAAGTACAGCACGTCCACTAAGCAACGAACAGCTATGGGATAAGTTTGACGCGTGTGTCGAAGGGTATTTAGACAAGCAGATTAAAAGCACTGTAAAAAAGAAGTTAGAGCATTTAGCAGATGAAAATGATATCTCATCCCTAATGGCTGTACTCTCATAA
- a CDS encoding NTP transferase domain-containing protein yields MANNKKATALILAASRRGPEDAVAKIQNISHKCLVVIDGMVMLERVVREIKEADDIGDIYVSIESRDLIESVPALKEMLDKEEIHYTPSAENLFLSVKSAIEHIESPWPLVISTGDNALHTSEMINHFTNEIFSNTPDAAIAMTPASVILEAYPDGKRAFHELKDGGWSSCNLYALTTANALTAAKVFEGGGQFGKQPKRILKAFGLMFMMLYKFKLASSAQLTNLLSKRWGLNIRLISMPYADAPIDVDNPGDFVRTEEILKKRRGA; encoded by the coding sequence ATGGCCAATAATAAAAAAGCAACAGCACTTATCCTAGCAGCTAGCAGACGTGGCCCTGAAGATGCGGTCGCAAAAATACAGAATATCAGCCATAAATGCTTGGTGGTCATTGATGGTATGGTTATGCTGGAACGTGTCGTTCGAGAAATTAAAGAAGCAGACGACATTGGTGATATTTATGTTTCCATCGAAAGTCGCGACCTCATCGAAAGTGTTCCTGCCTTAAAGGAAATGCTTGATAAAGAGGAAATTCATTACACCCCAAGCGCTGAAAATCTATTCTTGTCCGTAAAATCAGCGATCGAACATATCGAAAGCCCTTGGCCGCTTGTTATTTCAACTGGCGACAATGCCCTTCATACCAGCGAAATGATCAATCATTTTACTAATGAAATATTCTCTAACACTCCCGATGCAGCCATCGCAATGACACCTGCCTCGGTTATTCTGGAAGCATACCCGGATGGTAAGCGCGCATTCCATGAATTGAAAGATGGGGGCTGGTCAAGTTGTAACCTCTATGCCTTAACAACGGCAAATGCCTTGACTGCTGCAAAAGTATTTGAAGGTGGTGGGCAATTTGGCAAACAGCCAAAACGTATTTTAAAGGCGTTTGGGCTTATGTTCATGATGCTCTACAAATTCAAACTCGCTAGCAGTGCACAGTTAACCAATTTACTGTCTAAACGTTGGGGCCTTAATATTCGGCTGATTAGCATGCCATATGCGGATGCACCAATCGACGTTGATAATCCTGGTGACTTTGTTCGCACGGAAGAAATTCTGAAAAAACGACGTGGTGCCTGA
- the pip gene encoding prolyl aminopeptidase, with protein MRSTATSSFRGLYPPIETFHEEYLNVSDGHKLYVEQSGNPNGIPVIFLHGGPGGGTSPTQRRFFDPQKFHIILFDQRGCGKSEPHASLENNTTWDLIKDIEAIREHLNIEKWAVFGGSWGSTLALLYAIVHPERTNALILRGIFLMRERELDWFYGGGTGALFPEEWSRFKNTIPHHEHNDLIAAYHTRLTSDQIPQKEQLMYAKEWSLWEASTVTLNPDQHSRTLSVDPRFALAFARIEAHYFKNKGFLDNSNYILDNCHKLQGIPITLVQGRYDAICPPVSAYELAKEMPWTTLKIVPVAGHSAFEPAITHELICATDDL; from the coding sequence TTGCGCTCAACTGCTACATCCTCTTTCAGAGGGCTATATCCGCCGATCGAAACTTTTCATGAGGAATATCTGAATGTTTCCGATGGCCATAAGCTTTATGTGGAGCAGTCAGGGAATCCAAATGGTATTCCGGTAATATTTTTACATGGCGGACCCGGTGGTGGCACCAGTCCAACCCAGCGACGTTTTTTTGATCCGCAGAAGTTTCACATCATTCTTTTTGACCAAAGAGGTTGCGGCAAAAGTGAGCCCCATGCTAGCCTCGAGAATAATACTACCTGGGACCTGATTAAAGACATTGAAGCCATTCGTGAACATTTGAATATCGAAAAATGGGCAGTTTTTGGAGGCTCCTGGGGCAGTACGCTCGCGCTTTTATATGCAATTGTTCATCCCGAACGAACCAATGCACTGATCCTACGTGGAATATTCCTGATGCGAGAGAGGGAATTAGATTGGTTTTACGGGGGGGGAACCGGCGCATTATTTCCTGAAGAGTGGTCACGATTTAAAAACACAATACCACATCATGAACATAATGACCTGATTGCCGCTTATCACACGCGGCTAACCAGCGATCAAATTCCGCAAAAAGAACAATTGATGTACGCAAAAGAGTGGAGTTTATGGGAAGCAAGCACTGTGACCCTTAATCCAGACCAGCATAGCCGTACATTATCTGTTGATCCCCGGTTTGCTCTCGCGTTTGCACGCATTGAGGCCCACTATTTCAAAAACAAAGGATTTCTGGATAACTCCAACTACATTCTGGATAATTGTCATAAATTACAAGGTATACCGATCACCTTGGTGCAGGGTCGATACGATGCCATATGCCCGCCTGTATCTGCTTATGAGTTAGCGAAAGAAATGCCATGGACAACCCTTAAAATTGTCCCAGTGGCCGGGCATTCAGCCTTTGAACCAGCCATTACACACGAACTCATTTGCGCAACAGACGATTTGTAA
- a CDS encoding copper chaperone PCu(A)C, whose amino-acid sequence MKKLLLSTLILIANFYTPAASMHEGDDHVHGLEISQPWARQTGNRTVSAAIYMNVANKGAFLDQLIDVTSDAAERVQVHQSLEQDGIMRMHHVSALPIAPNENLAFEPGGYHIMLTRLASPLKEGDIFPVTLTFEKAGDVTVHVLVTGIAGLQE is encoded by the coding sequence GTGAAAAAATTATTGTTGTCAACGCTCATCCTCATCGCAAACTTCTATACTCCTGCTGCGAGTATGCATGAAGGTGATGACCATGTGCACGGCTTGGAAATCAGTCAACCTTGGGCACGGCAGACAGGGAACAGGACCGTTTCCGCCGCAATTTATATGAATGTTGCAAACAAAGGGGCGTTTCTGGATCAATTGATCGATGTTACGTCAGACGCCGCAGAGAGGGTACAGGTTCATCAATCATTAGAACAAGACGGTATTATGCGCATGCATCATGTCAGTGCGCTACCAATCGCGCCCAATGAAAACTTAGCTTTTGAGCCCGGAGGATACCATATCATGCTGACCAGACTTGCCAGCCCTTTGAAGGAAGGTGATATTTTCCCGGTGACGCTAACATTTGAAAAAGCAGGAGACGTCACCGTGCATGTACTTGTAACAGGTATTGCCGGTTTGCAGGAGTAA
- the hemH gene encoding ferrochelatase, with amino-acid sequence MDHFPAKHPSVSHGKTGLLMISLGTPDAPTYRALRRYLAEFLSDPRVIEVPRLLWLPILYGPLLTFRPGKSAKAYAKIWNNDRNESPLRTISRDQADKMRERFNDDVLEIEWAFRYGNPSIETGLHSLKEKGCDRILVFALYPQYSATTVASSYDKVFEILGKMRWQPAIRTTPAYHDNPGFIDALANSVSSELASLDWEPEHILASYHSIPKAYFDKGDPYPCHCWKTSRLLNEKLSLPEGKLISSFQSRVGPTEWVGPYSDKTVEDLGQKGIKKLAVLAPAFSADCVETLEEINLELRETFFENGGTHFHYIPCLNASHDGMNVLEAIVRNELQGWI; translated from the coding sequence ATGGATCATTTTCCTGCTAAACATCCGTCCGTTTCACATGGGAAAACCGGGTTGTTGATGATCAGCCTTGGTACACCAGATGCTCCAACTTATAGAGCTCTGCGCAGGTATTTAGCGGAATTTCTATCTGATCCAAGAGTTATTGAAGTGCCGAGGTTACTGTGGTTGCCTATATTATATGGGCCTCTCCTAACGTTCCGTCCTGGAAAATCGGCAAAGGCATATGCGAAAATATGGAATAATGATCGTAACGAGTCACCGCTTAGAACCATATCGCGGGATCAAGCTGACAAAATGCGAGAACGTTTCAATGACGATGTATTAGAGATTGAATGGGCTTTTAGATATGGGAATCCGTCAATTGAAACTGGGCTGCATAGCCTAAAGGAAAAAGGCTGTGACCGGATTTTAGTATTTGCCTTGTATCCACAATATAGCGCAACAACAGTTGCATCATCCTATGATAAGGTTTTTGAAATTCTAGGTAAAATGCGTTGGCAACCTGCAATTAGAACCACGCCTGCATATCATGACAATCCTGGCTTTATTGATGCTTTGGCCAACAGTGTTTCATCTGAGCTTGCATCCCTAGACTGGGAACCTGAACATATCTTAGCTTCCTATCACTCAATCCCGAAAGCCTATTTTGACAAAGGTGATCCATACCCCTGCCATTGTTGGAAGACGTCAAGGCTGCTGAATGAAAAATTATCTCTGCCTGAAGGGAAATTAATCAGTAGTTTCCAATCGCGTGTTGGGCCAACAGAATGGGTTGGTCCCTATAGTGATAAAACCGTTGAAGATTTGGGACAAAAGGGTATCAAAAAACTCGCGGTACTCGCGCCTGCATTCAGTGCTGATTGTGTTGAAACCCTTGAAGAAATTAATTTAGAACTCAGGGAAACATTTTTTGAAAATGGCGGTACTCATTTCCATTATATCCCATGCCTTAATGCTTCACATGATGGTATGAATGTGCTGGAGGCAATTGTACGTAACGAATTGCAGGGATGGATATAA
- a CDS encoding succinylglutamate desuccinylase/aspartoacylase family protein gives MAIEKIISSNWFNMIRSRDFLVKSIITVSLCLCFVISPVFAVDEQQIAAKYIDSLNTTALKQGRHHFYVKVSSDNLGMPVRIPLIVLKGTQPGKTILLTAGIHGDELNGIRVIHQLLEQLNYRDLKGTIIALPGINQSGINANSRYFVSSSGGGFQSDLNRLFPGTKQNGNAASLYVNRVWANVIKGRADIAIDLHTQTRGTVYPLFVFADFRNKEAKQIADLLMPDVIKNDVGEKGTLETSLVRAGVPAVTFEIGAPKRFQKKLISRAVAGIKNVMQHYEMLEGERLQTNTPPIVGSGYKNIYAEQGGIVVVHKHLMDKVQKGDLVATQYDAFGQIKKEYFSPVNGHILSHATDPVREPGAMLVRIIY, from the coding sequence GTGGCTATTGAAAAAATAATCAGTTCAAATTGGTTTAATATGATTCGAAGTCGAGATTTCTTGGTAAAATCTATTATCACAGTGAGTTTGTGTCTCTGTTTTGTAATTTCACCTGTTTTCGCCGTCGATGAACAACAAATAGCTGCTAAATACATTGATAGCTTAAACACTACTGCATTAAAGCAAGGGCGTCATCACTTCTACGTAAAGGTTTCCTCAGATAATCTGGGTATGCCAGTTCGTATTCCTCTGATCGTTCTCAAAGGTACGCAGCCAGGAAAAACTATCCTACTTACAGCGGGAATACATGGTGATGAACTTAATGGTATTAGAGTAATTCATCAGTTACTAGAGCAATTGAATTATCGGGACTTAAAAGGGACGATTATTGCACTGCCTGGAATTAATCAGTCAGGTATCAACGCAAATAGTCGGTATTTTGTTTCGTCATCAGGCGGTGGCTTTCAAAGTGATCTGAACAGGCTATTTCCCGGAACCAAACAAAACGGTAATGCCGCGTCGCTTTATGTGAACAGAGTATGGGCAAATGTTATTAAAGGCCGGGCGGATATCGCCATCGATTTGCATACTCAAACCAGAGGAACGGTGTATCCCTTATTCGTGTTTGCCGACTTTCGTAACAAAGAAGCAAAGCAGATAGCTGACCTGTTAATGCCTGACGTCATCAAGAATGATGTTGGTGAAAAAGGGACATTGGAAACTAGCTTAGTTCGAGCAGGTGTTCCTGCGGTAACATTTGAAATTGGGGCCCCAAAGCGCTTTCAAAAAAAATTAATCAGCCGCGCGGTTGCAGGTATAAAAAACGTTATGCAGCATTATGAGATGCTGGAAGGTGAACGTTTGCAGACAAACACACCGCCTATTGTGGGGAGTGGTTACAAAAATATTTATGCAGAGCAGGGGGGCATTGTAGTTGTTCATAAACATCTTATGGACAAAGTCCAAAAAGGCGATCTTGTAGCGACGCAATATGATGCATTTGGGCAAATAAAGAAGGAATATTTCTCTCCAGTGAATGGACACATATTATCTCATGCAACTGATCCCGTTCGAGAACCGGGAGCGATGTTGGTCCGTATAATATATTGA
- a CDS encoding cation transporter yields MSAGCGCHEVNFEGLDPAYKRALILVIIINALMFLVEMPMGFVGNSQALKADALDFLADTLTYGISLYVIGKANHLRAKVALMKGFSLFAMGLWVLGSTIYSVFYLQQPTVLIMGSVGFAALSANLISVLLLVKYKDGDANVRSVWLCSRNDAINNVMVLIAASGVWATNTGWPDIIVAGIMASIFISGAFSIITQARHELEHIKSHSAAE; encoded by the coding sequence TTGAGTGCTGGATGCGGATGTCACGAAGTAAACTTTGAGGGCTTAGACCCTGCATACAAACGCGCCCTTATTCTAGTTATTATAATCAATGCACTCATGTTTTTAGTTGAAATGCCAATGGGCTTTGTTGGAAATTCGCAAGCCCTCAAAGCGGATGCTCTTGATTTTCTTGCCGATACCCTAACCTATGGTATTTCGCTTTATGTTATCGGTAAAGCAAATCACCTGCGAGCCAAAGTAGCCCTAATGAAAGGCTTTAGTTTATTTGCGATGGGTTTATGGGTGCTGGGATCCACCATATATTCGGTATTTTATCTTCAGCAACCTACTGTACTTATAATGGGAAGCGTTGGTTTTGCCGCACTTTCAGCAAACTTGATTAGCGTCCTATTGCTTGTAAAATACAAAGACGGCGATGCCAACGTTCGCTCAGTTTGGTTATGCAGCAGAAATGATGCAATCAATAATGTCATGGTCTTGATCGCAGCATCAGGTGTTTGGGCAACCAACACGGGCTGGCCAGACATTATTGTTGCGGGGATAATGGCTTCAATTTTCATAAGCGGAGCCTTTTCGATCATTACACAAGCAAGACATGAATTGGAGCATATAAAATCACACTCTGCAGCTGAGTGA
- the argB gene encoding acetylglutamate kinase: MIVVDQDKSKLQKKAAILVEALPYLRKYAGDTFVIKYGGHAMGDDMLARQFAEDLTLLKHVGINPVVVHGGGPQIGEMLARLQIESEFIDGLRVTNKATVEIAEMVLCGSICKSIVADINAAGGRAIGLSGKDSSMVTARKVEKRKADPTSNIEQVIDLGFVGEPEAINTHILEQCIESDIIPVISPIALGEDGNTYNINADTMAGALAAALKARRFFLLTDVPGVLSKDKELLTEMDRADIESLKNDGTITGGMLPKVDTCLEAVEAGVNGAVIIDGRVKHATLLEIFTERGAGTLIRLSS; the protein is encoded by the coding sequence ATGATCGTCGTGGATCAAGATAAATCTAAACTACAAAAAAAAGCCGCAATCCTGGTCGAAGCTTTACCTTATTTACGAAAATATGCAGGGGACACCTTCGTTATTAAATATGGTGGACACGCGATGGGCGATGATATGCTTGCCCGACAATTTGCTGAAGATCTTACCTTATTAAAACACGTTGGCATCAACCCTGTTGTTGTTCATGGTGGCGGACCACAAATTGGTGAAATGCTGGCGCGGCTTCAGATTGAAAGTGAATTTATTGACGGCCTGCGCGTTACAAACAAAGCAACCGTAGAAATCGCTGAAATGGTATTGTGTGGTTCAATCTGTAAATCGATTGTCGCAGACATTAACGCTGCGGGGGGTCGAGCCATTGGTCTTTCAGGTAAAGACAGTTCTATGGTCACAGCCAGAAAAGTAGAAAAGAGAAAAGCCGATCCAACCTCGAATATAGAACAGGTTATTGACCTTGGTTTTGTCGGTGAGCCCGAAGCAATTAATACGCATATCCTCGAACAATGCATTGAAAGCGATATTATTCCAGTCATCTCACCGATCGCGCTCGGAGAGGACGGAAACACCTATAACATTAATGCAGATACAATGGCTGGTGCGCTAGCGGCTGCCTTAAAAGCTCGACGTTTCTTTTTACTGACAGACGTACCCGGTGTTCTAAGCAAAGACAAAGAACTCCTGACTGAAATGGACCGCGCTGACATTGAAAGCCTAAAAAACGACGGCACTATCACCGGTGGCATGCTGCCGAAAGTCGATACTTGCCTCGAAGCAGTAGAAGCTGGGGTTAATGGTGCAGTTATTATTGATGGCCGCGTAAAGCATGCGACTTTACTTGAAATTTTCACCGAACGTGGTGCCGGAACTTTAATCAGGTTATCAAGCTAA
- a CDS encoding DUF2059 domain-containing protein, with protein sequence MNRIYISLLLLVISTFPLFPQTAEVDEKALTLAEEVVEVTNAGDVVRRIIPIMLEQQKRVFLSKGSADITDEKRNEINLTLKYLNEELESIYPAFKVEVAKLYANKFSVTDLQAILDFYTSDVGQRYSSGSIELSQEIGALGQKWMAKEALDAAKRARARAVEDISE encoded by the coding sequence ATGAATCGTATTTATATTTCTTTGTTGTTGTTAGTAATTTCAACCTTTCCGCTTTTCCCTCAAACGGCAGAGGTTGATGAAAAGGCTCTGACGTTAGCGGAAGAGGTTGTTGAAGTCACCAATGCGGGTGATGTTGTACGGCGCATCATCCCTATTATGCTTGAGCAGCAGAAGAGAGTTTTCTTGAGCAAAGGTTCTGCAGATATCACTGATGAAAAGCGCAATGAGATCAACCTGACGCTCAAATATTTAAATGAGGAACTTGAATCCATATATCCTGCATTCAAGGTTGAGGTTGCGAAGCTTTATGCAAATAAGTTTTCAGTAACTGACTTGCAGGCTATTCTCGACTTTTATACTTCTGATGTTGGTCAGCGATACAGTAGCGGTTCGATTGAACTTAGTCAGGAAATAGGGGCTCTCGGGCAAAAATGGATGGCGAAGGAAGCTCTTGACGCGGCTAAGCGCGCACGAGCGCGCGCAGTAGAAGACATATCAGAATAG